The following coding sequences are from one Paenibacillus stellifer window:
- a CDS encoding DUF2232 domain-containing protein, translated as MKYRWTSLAWSVAYLLLLLSLSTPFIIITTLFLMVPAVVLFATLNVRQFILTILPVWLILGIINPIYIVIAAYLIIPALVMGRWYKRKAPALSTMLAGAITLMGEFLLLLLLGKTLFQFDLYSYVYDVLNEMRTMALSPIQEFGMGGILGDSSDISNNSRAFIQVIPLALIMGSALITVVTHSIVRPILASMGYALPKLKPAREWRIPKSFIWYYLIATVLQLFFYNSSNNFVLMITDNLVPLLRICFILQTIGFFFFVAHERNWNKIFPVALSVIAILLPPIWIIGIIDLVAPVREMVSKSKR; from the coding sequence TTGAAATATCGCTGGACATCCCTGGCCTGGAGTGTTGCCTATCTGCTCCTGCTGTTATCGCTGTCAACCCCATTCATTATTATTACAACTTTGTTTTTGATGGTACCGGCCGTTGTATTGTTCGCGACGTTGAACGTGAGGCAGTTTATCTTAACGATTCTGCCAGTTTGGCTTATTCTGGGGATCATCAATCCGATATATATCGTGATTGCCGCCTACCTGATTATTCCCGCTCTTGTCATGGGACGGTGGTATAAAAGGAAGGCTCCGGCTCTGTCAACGATGCTGGCCGGCGCGATAACGCTGATGGGCGAGTTCCTGCTGCTGCTTCTGCTCGGCAAGACGCTGTTTCAATTCGATCTGTATTCCTACGTCTATGATGTGCTCAACGAAATGCGCACGATGGCATTGTCGCCGATACAGGAATTCGGAATGGGCGGCATTCTGGGGGATAGCTCCGATATCAGCAACAACAGCCGGGCCTTTATCCAGGTTATCCCGCTTGCGCTCATTATGGGCTCTGCCCTGATCACGGTGGTCACGCATTCGATTGTGAGACCGATTCTGGCAAGCATGGGCTATGCATTGCCGAAGCTGAAGCCCGCAAGGGAGTGGAGAATTCCCAAGTCGTTCATCTGGTACTATCTGATTGCTACAGTGCTGCAGCTGTTCTTCTATAATTCGAGCAATAACTTTGTGCTCATGATTACGGATAATTTGGTGCCGCTCTTACGGATCTGCTTCATTTTGCAGACAATCGGCTTCTTCTTCTTCGTCGCCCATGAGCGGAACTGGAACAAGATTTTTCCGGTTGCGCTTTCGGTAATCGCCATCCTGCTGCCTCCGATCTGGATTATCGGGATCATCGATCTGGTGGCGCCGGTGCGTGAAATGGTGTCCAAATCGAAACGATAG
- a CDS encoding MazG-like family protein — protein sequence MPKDLDVAKRAKVIEWLKTEVIDQVSRLFKALWEGSTSRVSDSLASLIMSSYILGRRLGISYRDLDDALLEKLKKHRQEGHQLEDWYQDISALEEHMRKR from the coding sequence ATGCCGAAGGATTTGGATGTAGCCAAGCGGGCCAAGGTCATTGAATGGCTGAAGACCGAGGTCATCGATCAGGTTTCACGGTTGTTCAAAGCATTATGGGAGGGCAGCACCTCACGGGTCAGCGACAGCTTGGCGAGCCTCATTATGAGCTCTTATATTCTGGGGCGCAGGCTTGGCATATCATATCGCGACCTGGACGACGCGCTGTTGGAGAAGCTGAAGAAGCACCGGCAGGAAGGTCACCAGCTGGAAGATTGGTATCAGGATATATCCGCACTAGAAGAACATATGCGTAAGAGGTGA